A window of Tautonia plasticadhaerens contains these coding sequences:
- the ggt gene encoding gamma-glutamyltransferase, with protein sequence MPPWFAPSVALLAVATGPSSAEEFATYAVVSQESHASDVGREVLRKGGNAIDSAVATAFALAVTHPAAGNIGGGGFIVAFVADRGEVVTYDFRERAPRAATERTYLSPEGRLLPRYRAGLWAGGVPGTVRGLALAHEQLGTLDWAELVRPAVDLAERGFPVSDTLARSLNAQLFVDDGAADLLDGSGRGARLADFPASVAAFRKPDGTPWVEGDVLRQPDLAATLSRVAEDGPDAFYAGEIADRIAEAMRAGGGLISEEDLESYEAVRRAPVHGTFRGFDVFGMGPPSSGGIVTVLMLNLLERFDLAADGPEDPETLHRITEAMRRAFFVRATEIADPDFVDVPVDELTSKDFADELAGSIGPIATPSEDLADFPIAGLVAEGTDTTHLSVLDGDGNAVALTYTLEQGYGSKAVVPGLGFLLNNEMGDFNLVPGVTSTSGLIGTRPNVIAPGKRMLSSMSPTIVLEDGKVRLVTGSPGGRTIPNTVLWVVLNVLEFGRSPREAVDAPRSHHSWFPDRLTLEGDSWPEAAIQGLRDRGHRVRSTPLQGDAHSIVVDPGTGIIHGVNDRRRSTSKASGG encoded by the coding sequence ATGCCACCCTGGTTCGCCCCGTCTGTCGCCTTGCTGGCGGTGGCCACCGGCCCGTCCTCGGCCGAGGAGTTCGCGACTTACGCGGTCGTCTCCCAGGAGTCCCACGCCTCGGACGTGGGCCGGGAGGTGCTCCGCAAGGGGGGCAACGCGATCGACTCGGCCGTGGCCACGGCCTTCGCCCTGGCGGTGACGCACCCGGCGGCGGGGAACATCGGCGGCGGGGGGTTCATCGTGGCCTTCGTCGCCGATCGGGGCGAGGTCGTCACCTATGACTTCCGGGAGCGGGCCCCCCGGGCCGCCACCGAGCGGACGTACCTGTCTCCCGAGGGCAGGCTCCTGCCCCGGTACCGCGCGGGCCTCTGGGCCGGGGGCGTGCCGGGGACGGTGAGGGGGCTCGCCCTGGCCCACGAGCAGCTCGGGACGCTCGACTGGGCCGAGCTGGTCCGGCCGGCCGTCGATCTGGCCGAGCGGGGGTTCCCCGTCTCCGACACGCTGGCCCGGTCGCTCAATGCGCAATTGTTCGTGGACGACGGCGCCGCCGACCTGCTCGACGGCAGCGGCCGGGGCGCCCGGCTGGCCGACTTCCCCGCCTCCGTCGCCGCCTTCCGGAAGCCCGACGGCACCCCCTGGGTGGAAGGGGACGTCCTCCGGCAGCCGGACCTGGCCGCCACCCTCTCCCGGGTCGCCGAGGACGGCCCCGACGCCTTCTACGCCGGGGAGATCGCCGACCGGATCGCCGAGGCCATGCGGGCCGGGGGCGGCCTGATCTCGGAGGAGGACCTGGAGTCCTACGAGGCCGTCCGCCGGGCGCCGGTCCACGGCACCTTCCGGGGGTTCGACGTCTTCGGCATGGGCCCGCCCTCCTCGGGGGGGATCGTCACCGTGCTGATGCTCAACCTCCTGGAACGCTTCGACCTCGCCGCCGACGGCCCGGAGGACCCCGAGACCCTGCACCGGATCACCGAGGCCATGCGCCGGGCCTTCTTCGTCCGGGCCACCGAGATCGCCGACCCGGACTTCGTCGACGTGCCGGTCGACGAATTGACCTCGAAGGATTTCGCCGACGAGCTGGCCGGGTCGATCGGCCCGATCGCCACGCCGAGCGAGGACCTGGCCGACTTCCCGATCGCCGGGCTGGTGGCCGAGGGGACCGACACGACGCACCTCTCGGTCCTCGACGGCGACGGCAACGCCGTGGCCCTGACCTACACGCTGGAGCAGGGCTACGGCTCCAAGGCGGTCGTCCCCGGGCTCGGATTCCTGCTCAACAATGAGATGGGGGACTTCAACCTCGTGCCGGGCGTGACCAGCACCTCGGGCCTGATCGGCACGAGGCCGAACGTGATCGCCCCGGGCAAGCGGATGCTCAGCTCCATGTCGCCGACGATCGTGCTGGAGGACGGCAAGGTCCGGCTCGTCACCGGCTCCCCCGGCGGCCGGACGATCCCGAACACGGTGCTCTGGGTCGTGCTCAACGTGCTGGAGTTCGGCCGGTCGCCCCGGGAGGCCGTCGACGCCCCCCGGTCGCACCACTCCTGGTTCCCCGACCGGCTGACCCTCGAAGGCGACTCCTGGCCCGAGGCCGCCATCCAGGGGCTCCGAGACCGGGGCCATCGCGTGCGATCGACCCCCCTGCAGGGGGACGCGCACTCGATCGTCGTCGACCCGGGGACGGGGATCATCCACGGGGTGAACGACCGCCGACGCAGCACGTCGAAGGCGTCCGGAGGCTGA
- a CDS encoding HU family DNA-binding protein codes for MAAKKAAPKAAAAAKPEAKTAKVRPMTKNELYSTLSEKTGVAKKDVASLFENLDELVRTSLTKRGGPKQFVLPGLLKIRLAEKKATPAKKGRNPQTGEIINIPAKPKRNTVKVTPLKALKDSVLTGSK; via the coding sequence ATGGCCGCGAAGAAAGCCGCCCCGAAGGCCGCCGCCGCCGCGAAGCCCGAGGCCAAGACCGCCAAGGTCCGGCCGATGACCAAGAACGAGCTCTACTCCACGCTCTCCGAGAAGACCGGCGTGGCCAAGAAGGACGTCGCCAGCCTCTTCGAGAACCTCGACGAGCTGGTCCGCACCTCGCTCACCAAGCGGGGCGGCCCCAAGCAGTTCGTCCTGCCGGGCCTCCTGAAGATCCGGCTCGCCGAGAAGAAGGCCACCCCCGCCAAGAAGGGGCGCAATCCCCAGACCGGCGAGATCATCAACATCCCGGCCAAGCCGAAGCGGAACACCGTCAAGGTCACCCCGCTGAAGGCCCTCAAGGACTCGGTCCTGACGGGCTCGAAGTAA
- a CDS encoding cupin domain-containing protein — MDTPGSATAPGLTARPGPGDLVRPRAEAPTVPRPCGQGTRLFTSEDGPPANPHVTFITDSVGHDHARRAGMYSILEGTGEPGLNDNVVAVEPGMLAVIEPDTAHRLRREQGVRTLVLGKPAWHPDDESFDDDRAPARSPDAS, encoded by the coding sequence ATGGACACCCCCGGATCCGCCACCGCCCCCGGCCTCACCGCCCGGCCCGGCCCCGGCGATCTCGTCCGACCCCGGGCCGAGGCCCCGACGGTCCCTCGCCCCTGCGGCCAGGGCACCCGACTGTTCACCTCCGAGGACGGCCCGCCGGCCAATCCCCACGTCACCTTCATCACCGACTCGGTCGGGCACGACCACGCCCGCCGCGCCGGGATGTACTCCATCCTCGAAGGGACCGGCGAGCCGGGGCTGAACGACAACGTCGTCGCCGTCGAGCCCGGCATGCTCGCGGTCATCGAGCCCGACACCGCCCATCGCCTCCGCCGCGAGCAGGGCGTCCGCACCCTCGTCCTCGGCAAACCCGCCTGGCACCCCGACGACGAGTCCTTCGACGATGACCGTGCCCCGGCCCGATCCCCCGACGCCTCCTGA